A genomic stretch from uncultured Methanobrevibacter sp. includes:
- the cofG gene encoding 7,8-didemethyl-8-hydroxy-5-deazariboflavin synthase subunit CofG yields the protein MSNLSNIDFENLTREDLISILECKKEDILEIMTLANSKRESNYVTYSKNVFIPVTKICRNDCGYCAFKQNPDDPDAIVLMEKEEILATLKEAEKYGCKEALFTMGEDADNEEAVKLKLEKLGYENMIDYIYDICKMTVEETSLLPHTNAGNFSYEDMKKLKQYNISMGMMLESSSERLMSTIAHEKSPGKDPKIRLETIENAGKLNIAYTTGILIGIGETKEEIADSLLKIKELCDKYGHIQEVIIQNFTVSPGIEMEDYEEPSLLDMVRTVAAAQLLFDEEVSVQVPPNLNYETSQIFLLCGTDDWGGVSPLSEDYVNPSSPWPTLEKLEKLTNDAGYELIERLAIYKKYINEKYIENPILLEKTKKAREEINN from the coding sequence ATGTCTAATCTATCCAATATTGACTTTGAAAATCTCACAAGAGAAGACCTAATATCCATTTTAGAATGCAAAAAAGAAGATATTCTAGAAATCATGACTTTAGCTAATTCCAAAAGGGAAAGCAATTATGTCACATATTCCAAGAATGTTTTCATTCCAGTTACAAAAATATGCAGAAACGATTGTGGATACTGTGCATTCAAGCAAAACCCAGATGACCCTGATGCAATAGTGCTAATGGAAAAGGAAGAGATATTGGCTACCTTAAAGGAAGCTGAAAAGTATGGCTGCAAGGAAGCACTCTTTACAATGGGCGAAGATGCAGACAATGAGGAAGCTGTAAAACTAAAGTTAGAGAAATTAGGCTATGAAAACATGATAGATTACATTTATGACATCTGCAAGATGACTGTAGAGGAAACATCACTTCTACCCCATACAAATGCCGGCAACTTCTCATATGAAGATATGAAAAAGCTCAAACAATACAATATCTCAATGGGAATGATGCTTGAAAGCTCATCAGAAAGGTTGATGAGCACAATAGCTCACGAGAAAAGTCCTGGAAAAGATCCAAAAATACGTCTTGAAACAATTGAAAATGCTGGAAAGCTTAATATTGCATACACCACTGGAATACTCATTGGAATCGGAGAAACAAAAGAGGAAATAGCTGATTCATTGCTTAAAATAAAAGAGCTTTGCGATAAGTATGGCCATATCCAAGAAGTAATTATCCAAAACTTTACAGTAAGTCCTGGAATAGAAATGGAAGATTATGAAGAGCCAAGCCTACTGGATATGGTTAGAACTGTTGCAGCAGCACAGCTCCTTTTTGATGAAGAGGTTTCAGTACAAGTTCCGCCTAACCTAAACTATGAAACCAGCCAAATATTCCTACTCTGCGGTACAGACGATTGGGGAGGAGTTTCACCGCTTAGTGAAGATTATGTGAACCCATCATCCCCATGGCCAACACTTGAAAAGTTAGAAAAATTAACTAATGATGCAGGATATGAATTAATAGAAAGGTTAGCCATATATAAAAAATACATTAATGAAAAATATATTGAAAATCCAATATTATTGGAAAAAACAAAAAAAGCCCGAGAAGAAATCAATAACTGA